Proteins co-encoded in one Dyadobacter sp. CECT 9275 genomic window:
- a CDS encoding chlorite dismutase family protein encodes MDNSRRKFITSVAVSAAALSLPGMATADSLQSANQLKNTFDFVAGETGTWKITKISPFIGEAMALAPFLNIVPTTDFNTISGKWTLRGQTSNLRYTTQEEKAAMDAVQAGLGRPEATMAALIPIKKSDEWWMLAQDQRRAIFADKSDHTKVGMHYLPGVARKLYHSRDIGEPFDFLTWFEYAPQHSDEFEELVGKLRKTEEWKYVTREFDIRLVRA; translated from the coding sequence ATGGATAACTCCCGTAGAAAATTTATCACAAGTGTTGCGGTTTCCGCCGCAGCACTTAGTTTACCCGGCATGGCAACAGCAGATTCACTTCAATCAGCAAACCAGTTAAAAAACACTTTCGATTTCGTCGCAGGCGAGACTGGAACGTGGAAAATCACCAAAATTAGTCCCTTTATTGGTGAAGCCATGGCTCTGGCCCCATTTTTAAATATTGTACCGACGACAGACTTTAATACCATTTCGGGGAAATGGACATTAAGGGGGCAAACGAGTAATTTACGCTACACTACTCAGGAAGAAAAAGCCGCAATGGACGCAGTACAAGCGGGGCTAGGCCGCCCTGAAGCCACAATGGCCGCATTAATTCCCATTAAGAAATCCGATGAATGGTGGATGCTGGCACAGGATCAAAGGCGTGCAATCTTTGCTGATAAATCTGATCACACCAAAGTTGGTATGCATTATTTACCAGGCGTGGCAAGGAAATTATATCATAGCAGGGATATTGGGGAGCCTTTTGATTTCCTTACCTGGTTCGAATATGCGCCGCAGCATTCAGATGAATTTGAAGAGCTTGTGGGCAAACTCAGAAAAACCGAGGAATGGAAGTATGTTACGCGGGAATTCGACATCAGGTTGGTTAGAGCCTGA
- a CDS encoding IS30 family transposase has translation MQKFNHLSPEQRYQIEILNKAGTKQVEIARLIGVHKSTVSRELKRNTGKRGPHAKVYSAKIAIDRTHERHRLKRKKIRFTEALKEQARMWLEQDKLSPELIAAQWEKQEQQGVSHETIYDWIWKAKKSRHSSLIQDRGLYKHLRHGKRKQKRGNYRQNRGVIKERVPIDQRPEIVQNRERLGDIEVDLMMGKNHQSALLVMTDRATLITTMDFLPSKEAELVKAKIEQRIEWIGPSWIKTCTFDNDMAFALHHEIRDKYGIKTFFTRPYTSQDKGTVENRIGLIRAFLPKGTDLNEINDQTIAEIEQKINNRPIRKFNYLTPKEKLLSYKTVALIT, from the coding sequence ATGCAGAAATTCAATCATCTCAGCCCAGAACAAAGGTACCAAATCGAAATTTTAAACAAAGCCGGAACCAAGCAAGTGGAGATAGCCAGGCTCATTGGGGTCCATAAAAGCACCGTGAGCAGAGAACTCAAGCGGAATACCGGAAAGCGAGGACCTCATGCCAAAGTATATTCAGCCAAGATTGCTATAGATCGGACTCATGAACGCCATCGCCTCAAGCGAAAGAAAATCCGATTCACTGAAGCCCTGAAAGAACAAGCCAGAATGTGGCTGGAACAGGACAAACTCAGCCCGGAACTCATCGCTGCCCAATGGGAAAAACAAGAACAGCAAGGCGTATCCCATGAGACCATTTATGACTGGATTTGGAAAGCCAAGAAAAGCCGCCATTCGAGTTTGATTCAGGACAGAGGCCTGTACAAACATCTCAGACACGGCAAACGAAAACAAAAAAGAGGCAATTACAGGCAAAATAGAGGCGTTATCAAAGAACGTGTACCGATCGACCAAAGACCTGAAATCGTTCAAAACAGGGAACGATTAGGGGATATAGAAGTAGATTTGATGATGGGTAAAAACCACCAATCTGCCTTACTAGTCATGACAGATAGAGCTACTCTAATCACGACAATGGACTTCCTCCCTTCAAAAGAAGCAGAGCTTGTCAAGGCCAAAATCGAACAGCGCATTGAGTGGATCGGACCCAGCTGGATCAAAACCTGCACATTCGACAACGATATGGCTTTCGCCTTGCACCATGAAATAAGAGACAAATATGGAATCAAAACCTTCTTCACCAGACCCTATACTTCTCAAGACAAAGGAACAGTAGAAAACCGAATAGGACTCATCAGAGCATTCCTTCCTAAAGGAACCGACCTAAATGAAATCAACGACCAAACCATCGCAGAAATAGAACAAAAAATCAACAACAGGCCCATTAGGAAATTCAACTACCTAACTCCTAAAGAGAAATTACTATCTTACAAAACTGTTGCACTTATTACTTGA
- a CDS encoding ATP-binding protein has product MKNKEDDLTKSTEELVATIQTLQKNKNNIPINEARIREELIEHIGASREEIPFIGELIKVKDGEMKWESSIEKVLHNFALRLIVPPKYYSLVNQYVNSNNLKGRIRYDKFEDQDYLKNFKNKGFNEKSLINKIEIKPKTQYYDWIENYFESQFDFVCVDNLLEFEQFHEMAITQNGLIKFKRGKHEKDDRPHIARKENFVLGWDNKEKLSSLKKELINLQNQQTENKKAIANKNIEIKNLGIYKDECHNLFSKFEKYDDVNWQSYANEIQEKTEQKDKLEKTNNRVKQLQEDLKKVQDALRQLSDVQIFNKGQEIFSKKNEVGSIEQSIRSNKSIYEPLGIVDVSMFEKQHSDLLNIEYTTFETSRERFQKENSRQTRELEVQKQTKEREVIIKINEFKQPSEAILSKFKDWRSDVNSLPDSTHLELISEYQNFLARLENDNLPKFEKKFNDYLQETITNKVGDFRMFFENWSDSIKENIKHLNESLKEIDFKNKPQTYIQLVAPNKINDEVKEFRKLLEEAVPNVYQMEKNIEGRKHHFNNHIQPFIERLDKEEWRKKVMDVRFWFSYKAEEFYKETSQKFKTYEAMGQLSGGEKAQLTYTILGSAIAYQFGLTRYNQGLESKSFRFIAIDEAFKAQDEDKARYLITLCKQLHLQLLVVTPSDNIHIVENDISFVHFVERKEERHSWLYDMPIEQFKEEKANYLTK; this is encoded by the coding sequence TTGAAAAACAAAGAAGATGATTTAACTAAATCAACCGAAGAATTAGTAGCAACAATTCAAACACTTCAAAAAAACAAGAACAATATTCCTATTAATGAGGCTCGTATTCGTGAAGAACTAATTGAGCATATTGGAGCAAGTAGAGAAGAAATTCCTTTCATCGGAGAATTGATTAAAGTAAAAGATGGTGAAATGAAGTGGGAATCTTCTATTGAAAAAGTACTTCACAATTTTGCTTTGAGATTGATTGTTCCACCAAAGTATTATTCATTAGTTAACCAATATGTGAACAGCAATAATTTGAAAGGCAGAATTCGTTACGACAAGTTTGAAGACCAAGACTATCTCAAAAATTTTAAGAACAAAGGTTTTAACGAAAAGTCATTAATCAATAAAATTGAAATTAAGCCAAAAACACAATATTACGATTGGATTGAGAACTATTTCGAATCACAATTTGACTTTGTGTGTGTAGATAATCTTTTGGAATTTGAGCAATTCCACGAAATGGCAATTACTCAAAATGGGTTGATAAAATTCAAAAGGGGCAAACACGAAAAAGACGACCGACCACATATTGCTCGGAAGGAAAATTTTGTGTTAGGATGGGACAACAAAGAAAAACTCTCCTCCTTAAAGAAAGAATTGATCAATCTTCAAAATCAACAAACAGAAAATAAGAAAGCGATTGCAAACAAAAATATTGAAATAAAAAACCTAGGTATATACAAGGATGAATGCCATAATTTATTTTCAAAATTTGAAAAGTATGATGATGTAAATTGGCAATCGTATGCGAACGAGATTCAAGAAAAAACAGAACAGAAAGATAAACTAGAAAAAACAAACAATCGAGTAAAGCAGCTTCAAGAAGATTTAAAAAAGGTTCAAGACGCTTTGAGACAGCTTTCAGATGTTCAAATTTTCAATAAAGGACAAGAAATATTTTCCAAGAAAAATGAAGTTGGCTCAATTGAACAATCAATCAGGAGTAACAAATCCATTTATGAGCCATTGGGAATTGTTGATGTTTCAATGTTTGAAAAACAACATTCCGATTTGCTGAATATTGAATACACAACATTTGAAACAAGTCGTGAGAGATTCCAAAAGGAAAATTCAAGACAAACAAGAGAACTTGAAGTACAAAAGCAAACGAAAGAAAGAGAAGTAATTATCAAGATAAACGAATTTAAACAGCCTTCAGAAGCTATATTAAGTAAATTCAAGGATTGGCGTTCTGATGTTAATTCCCTTCCCGATTCAACACATTTAGAGTTAATCAGTGAATATCAAAATTTCCTTGCTAGGTTGGAGAATGATAATCTTCCAAAGTTTGAAAAGAAATTCAATGACTATTTGCAAGAAACAATTACCAACAAAGTAGGTGATTTTAGAATGTTCTTTGAAAACTGGTCAGATTCAATCAAAGAAAACATCAAACATTTGAACGAATCTTTAAAAGAGATTGACTTCAAAAATAAACCCCAAACCTACATTCAACTTGTTGCACCTAACAAGATTAATGATGAAGTGAAAGAGTTTAGAAAACTTTTAGAAGAAGCCGTTCCCAATGTTTACCAAATGGAAAAAAATATTGAAGGCAGGAAACATCATTTCAATAATCACATTCAACCATTTATAGAACGATTAGATAAAGAAGAATGGCGGAAAAAAGTAATGGACGTTCGTTTTTGGTTTAGTTACAAAGCCGAAGAATTTTACAAGGAAACAAGTCAAAAGTTTAAGACTTATGAAGCAATGGGGCAACTTTCAGGTGGTGAAAAGGCTCAACTTACTTATACTATTTTGGGTTCTGCAATTGCTTATCAATTTGGATTAACAAGATATAATCAAGGGTTAGAATCTAAATCCTTTCGCTTCATTGCCATTGATGAAGCATTCAAGGCTCAAGATGAAGACAAAGCACGGTACTTAATTACACTTTGTAAACAACTTCATTTGCAATTACTGGTCGTTACACCAAGCGATAATATTCACATTGTAGAAAACGATATTTCATTTGTTCACTTTGTTGAGCGTAAAGAAGAAAGACATTCGTGGTTGTATGATATGCCAATTGAACAATTCAAAGAAGAAAAAGCGAATTATCTGACTAAATGA
- a CDS encoding Wadjet anti-phage system protein JetD domain-containing protein: MITPKEIKDKTERKYISFLQSLVEQRPFEKLVIRGDKTYTKSSLSEFEREIQHIHSHSKEKKGFGYTLEFQKIKTKHLGTQDLPISIYFDNEKDFLKFLGKENEVDSFKSNVEIILQEFPELKDWIIKNPKKVIDNANEWKNILQVCQYFKQNPKPNFYIRELPVKVHTKFIERNKGIIRELLDVLIYEHVNTEEKEFEKRFYLKYAEPQIRFKVLDKTISDRFFSGIDDIAIPVSQFEKLELPIRKVLVIENKTTLYTTLTLPKMDDTIAIFGSGFSVFNLKNVRWFDNLKLHYWGDIDVQGFEILSQFRSYFPQTKSILMDKKSFDKFFEDDNGTPTNISTRLNLTDEEQELYEILKTNNWRLEQEKIPLEYVNKYFDNE, from the coding sequence ATGATTACACCAAAGGAAATAAAGGACAAAACCGAAAGAAAGTACATTTCATTTCTTCAATCTTTGGTTGAACAGCGACCTTTTGAGAAGTTAGTTATTCGTGGCGATAAGACGTACACCAAATCTTCACTGTCGGAATTTGAAAGAGAAATTCAACATATTCATAGCCATTCAAAGGAGAAAAAAGGTTTTGGCTATACATTGGAGTTTCAAAAAATAAAGACAAAGCATTTAGGAACTCAAGATTTACCAATTTCAATTTACTTTGATAATGAAAAAGATTTTTTGAAATTTTTAGGTAAAGAGAATGAAGTAGATTCTTTCAAATCAAATGTTGAGATAATCCTTCAAGAATTCCCTGAACTCAAAGATTGGATAATTAAAAATCCTAAAAAGGTTATTGACAATGCGAACGAATGGAAAAATATTTTGCAAGTGTGTCAATACTTCAAACAAAATCCAAAACCAAATTTCTACATCAGAGAATTGCCGGTAAAAGTTCACACGAAATTTATTGAGAGAAATAAAGGCATTATCAGAGAACTCCTAGATGTCCTTATCTACGAACACGTAAACACCGAAGAAAAAGAATTTGAAAAAAGATTCTATTTGAAATATGCTGAACCTCAAATCAGATTTAAAGTTCTTGATAAAACAATATCGGACAGATTTTTTTCGGGAATAGATGATATTGCTATTCCAGTCAGCCAATTTGAAAAATTGGAATTACCAATCAGAAAAGTATTGGTCATAGAAAACAAAACAACACTTTACACCACTTTGACACTTCCAAAAATGGATGACACCATTGCGATATTTGGTAGTGGATTTAGCGTTTTCAATCTTAAAAATGTACGTTGGTTTGATAATCTTAAATTACATTATTGGGGTGACATAGACGTTCAAGGTTTTGAAATTCTATCACAATTCAGGTCTTACTTTCCGCAGACAAAAAGTATATTAATGGACAAAAAATCCTTTGACAAGTTTTTTGAAGACGACAACGGAACACCGACAAACATATCAACAAGACTAAACTTGACAGACGAAGAACAAGAGCTTTACGAGATTTTGAAAACAAACAACTGGAGACTTGAACAAGAAAAAATCCCATTAGAATATGTAAACAAATACTTTGACAATGAATAA
- a CDS encoding DUF4339 domain-containing protein, translating to MEKEFYYLDEKEQKGPFTIDQLKTIGLKPETLVWSDGFENWKQVKDVDELKIVLKKTPPPPPIIDTLSSSSIKDDENEILDEKMNNVEDSNIKFWASFKIFGSIVIFILLAIFIGFYIVNSKKAKLKDEISLKINNVLDNKSLIIDGTITLTEGKLKNIDYGKRKQNLTDDPLSIPIRNPWWETEKLYTIFTAESGGFTIKQLTKQSDESFDVLTSYSGDMGYKKPSSSYIAPQYMDDGLGGKFKISGGYQSQNYRTSVRDAYRSAYEYFTKEDKKSPGAYSPGKFIDINNFPDLRNEYFYLENREPKSYSSSGTFAASWESSGDHGANINNENWVVYYKTYGEHYELTENDSKINKDLLTNIGIAIGLIFLILLIAFISKPKYFRNLNLYGKRWQNLLYKEQIFFFEHSFFGKQTFTEIINDKVYKGTLKITDKGNTINLSYPNKELFYKIDKIDVDNLSLISIKDKSVVTLKRIGAKETIEIKNEDISTQKEETNQ from the coding sequence ATGGAAAAAGAATTTTACTACTTGGACGAAAAGGAACAAAAAGGTCCTTTCACTATTGACCAATTAAAAACAATTGGACTAAAACCAGAAACTTTAGTTTGGTCAGATGGATTTGAAAATTGGAAACAAGTCAAAGATGTTGATGAGTTGAAAATTGTATTAAAAAAAACGCCACCGCCACCACCAATAATAGACACTTTATCATCATCTTCGATTAAAGATGATGAGAATGAAATTTTAGACGAAAAAATGAATAATGTTGAAGATAGCAACATAAAATTTTGGGCTTCTTTTAAAATTTTCGGTTCTATTGTTATCTTTATTCTTTTAGCAATATTTATAGGCTTTTATATTGTAAACTCTAAAAAAGCAAAACTAAAAGATGAAATTTCATTAAAAATCAATAATGTCCTTGACAATAAAAGTTTAATTATTGACGGAACAATAACTTTAACGGAAGGTAAATTAAAAAATATAGATTACGGAAAAAGAAAACAGAACCTAACTGATGACCCTCTTTCAATTCCTATTAGAAATCCTTGGTGGGAAACCGAAAAACTTTACACAATTTTTACTGCTGAAAGTGGTGGTTTTACAATTAAACAATTAACAAAACAAAGTGACGAAAGTTTTGATGTTTTGACATCATATTCTGGAGATATGGGATATAAAAAACCAAGTTCATCATATATTGCTCCGCAATATATGGATGATGGTTTGGGTGGTAAATTTAAAATTAGTGGAGGTTACCAATCCCAAAATTATAGAACTTCTGTACGTGATGCTTATCGTAGTGCGTATGAATATTTCACAAAAGAAGATAAAAAATCACCAGGAGCGTATTCTCCAGGAAAATTTATTGACATTAACAATTTTCCAGATTTAAGAAATGAATATTTTTATTTAGAGAATAGAGAACCTAAATCATATTCTTCATCAGGTACATTTGCCGCTTCTTGGGAAAGTTCTGGTGACCACGGAGCAAATATTAATAATGAAAACTGGGTTGTATATTATAAAACATATGGAGAACATTATGAACTAACAGAAAACGACAGTAAAATAAACAAAGATTTATTGACCAATATCGGAATCGCCATTGGTTTAATATTCTTGATACTATTAATTGCTTTTATATCTAAACCGAAATATTTTAGAAACTTGAACTTGTATGGTAAAAGATGGCAAAACCTACTTTATAAGGAACAAATATTTTTCTTTGAACACTCATTTTTTGGAAAACAAACATTTACTGAAATAATTAACGACAAAGTTTACAAAGGAACATTAAAAATTACCGACAAAGGGAACACAATCAATTTATCATATCCAAACAAAGAATTATTTTATAAAATTGACAAAATTGATGTCGATAATTTATCTCTAATCTCAATAAAAGATAAAAGCGTTGTTACATTAAAAAGAATTGGAGCAAAAGAAACTATAGAAATAAAAAACGAAGATATTAGCACACAAAAAGAAGAAACAAATCAGTAA
- a CDS encoding YobI family P-loop NTPase, translating into MSQVKVNINESTFLEKFKIKKNKILKLILFIVIKYSTNYLRKINGINNYENPDNLEDFSPVVLNEEEDSHSTTIKFAIDNPNIQNLALTGPYGSGKSSILKTFEHKHLEYKYLNISLATFDEKTLVTDKIEYNILKQLFYSVEHKKIPESRFKRIENHTGIWSKTIFFSLWLFSISYFIEFEFLENLKRNLHLYFHIKGFDFFYGFYLVIGTGIILNKVMNFIINFKLTKFKIKETDFENDQDKKTINFENEIDEILYFFEKNPIEIVFIQDIDRFKNKSEIFIKLREINNLINNYEPIKNQRKVTFIYAVSDDVFKESERAKFFDFIIPVIPIINYTSSSSKFLEKLDLDIKNKKLSKEFIDDVCLFLNDYRTIKSIYNEYTIYKKIIGKQLDNYNNLLAMMVYKNIEPTDFNELNSNQGYVYKIIENSSELIEERIQSLNTKINLELNPKLENIKNEKIKNIKELRMLYILKFCEIINSQNNYSVFGFNLKQTKCSIENLLTDEYFELFKNQPNINYYYSTYNSTASGVSFSQIEKALDNSIYSERLETLKSGEKENLNQIKTELIDIENKKQELNSKKLFELLDENNSAPYFEKYYSEKKIINNYKLINYLLIKGYINEDYNHYISYFHPGSITKEDNDFLISLLPSEKALSHNHKLKEVKTLIKKIKPENYYQEAILNFYLIDYLIENKINAKLNSIIALLSKGNEKSVKFIDAYFEYANENNRAELFKIIFINWSEILNLIFNKSNLPDEKIKQYLKYIFKYLDIKTIDKIDNQKILSNYISKLENLNYLNPKETNLETFKKFLENSTIEFENIKYNKENKNIFEFIYDKNKYVINEKMIELFITNFNQNGTNVENLKTSNYTTIKNSGKPKLIKYIEDNLEIYLENVFLKLENNSNESQESICSILNNEKINIRFDIIEKGKFSIVDLSKINEIEIQSALIIYEKIIPTWKNLMAYYKKSKEFDETIIDYLNLEHNYNILSKPPFIDDSDAGVKTSFPKDLINSNISDESFSKLTYSLPFAYKDGNEFISISNSKMKSLIESKRILLSTDNYTMIDESYNDLLILLVEQNVNDFIKSIEEYTLNSSIILEILNSKIFNTSQKLSIIESTTDTILIDNKKLLIKLSEFLLDNRINKISFVLLTELISNSSTLKHKVELTNNYFTFIENINLIAIIEKIEEFSKLLLGKHPKVDNTVYNQQLINNLEGKLISKKKASKDNKQIELFPFINSRI; encoded by the coding sequence ATGAGTCAAGTCAAAGTGAATATAAATGAATCTACATTTTTAGAAAAATTTAAAATTAAAAAAAATAAAATTTTAAAACTGATTCTTTTCATAGTAATAAAATATTCAACCAATTATTTAAGAAAAATAAATGGTATAAATAATTATGAAAATCCTGATAATTTAGAAGATTTTAGTCCTGTTGTTTTAAATGAAGAAGAAGATAGTCACAGCACTACAATTAAGTTTGCAATAGACAATCCTAATATTCAAAATCTTGCCCTAACTGGTCCATATGGAAGTGGAAAAAGCTCAATTTTAAAAACATTTGAACACAAACATCTTGAATATAAATACTTAAACATTTCACTTGCAACATTTGATGAAAAAACATTAGTAACTGATAAAATAGAATATAACATTTTAAAACAACTTTTTTATAGTGTTGAACATAAGAAAATTCCTGAATCACGTTTTAAAAGAATTGAAAATCATACTGGAATTTGGTCAAAAACAATATTCTTTTCACTATGGCTATTTTCAATATCTTACTTTATAGAATTTGAATTTTTAGAAAATCTTAAAAGAAATCTTCATCTTTATTTTCACATTAAAGGATTTGATTTCTTTTATGGTTTTTATCTAGTTATTGGAACAGGCATTATCTTAAATAAAGTAATGAATTTTATTATCAATTTTAAATTGACAAAATTTAAAATAAAAGAAACTGATTTTGAAAATGATCAAGACAAAAAAACTATAAATTTCGAAAATGAAATTGATGAAATTTTATATTTTTTTGAAAAAAATCCAATTGAAATTGTCTTTATTCAAGATATTGACAGATTTAAAAATAAAAGTGAAATATTTATAAAATTAAGAGAAATTAATAATTTGATAAATAACTATGAACCAATAAAAAACCAACGGAAAGTAACATTTATCTATGCCGTTTCTGACGATGTTTTTAAAGAAAGTGAAAGAGCTAAATTCTTTGATTTTATTATTCCTGTAATTCCTATTATAAATTATACAAGTTCAAGTTCTAAATTTTTAGAAAAATTAGATTTAGATATTAAAAACAAGAAATTATCAAAAGAATTTATTGATGATGTTTGTTTGTTTTTGAATGATTATAGAACAATTAAATCAATATATAATGAATATACGATTTATAAAAAAATCATAGGCAAACAATTAGACAATTACAATAATTTATTAGCAATGATGGTATATAAGAATATTGAACCAACAGATTTTAATGAATTAAATTCTAATCAAGGTTACGTTTATAAAATTATTGAAAATTCTAGTGAATTAATTGAAGAACGTATTCAAAGTCTTAATACAAAAATAAACTTAGAATTGAATCCAAAATTAGAGAACATTAAAAATGAAAAGATCAAAAATATAAAAGAATTAAGAATGCTTTATATTTTAAAATTTTGCGAAATAATTAACTCTCAAAATAATTATTCGGTTTTTGGTTTTAACTTAAAACAAACTAAATGTTCAATTGAAAATCTTCTAACAGATGAATATTTTGAGTTATTTAAAAACCAACCAAATATTAATTATTATTATTCTACTTACAATTCAACAGCTAGTGGGGTTTCATTTAGCCAAATTGAAAAAGCATTAGATAATTCAATTTATTCTGAAAGATTAGAAACACTTAAAAGCGGTGAAAAAGAAAACCTAAATCAAATTAAAACTGAATTAATCGATATCGAAAATAAAAAACAAGAACTCAATTCAAAAAAATTATTTGAGTTATTAGATGAAAATAATTCAGCACCTTATTTTGAAAAATATTATTCAGAAAAGAAAATCATTAACAATTATAAATTAATCAACTATTTGTTAATCAAAGGATATATAAATGAAGATTACAACCACTACATTTCTTATTTTCATCCTGGTAGTATTACTAAAGAAGATAATGATTTTTTAATTAGTTTACTTCCCAGCGAAAAAGCATTATCTCATAATCATAAACTAAAAGAAGTTAAAACTTTAATAAAAAAAATAAAGCCTGAAAATTATTATCAAGAAGCGATCTTAAATTTTTATTTGATTGATTACTTGATTGAAAATAAAATCAATGCAAAATTAAACTCTATAATTGCATTATTAAGCAAAGGAAATGAAAAATCTGTTAAATTTATTGATGCTTATTTTGAGTATGCTAACGAAAACAATAGAGCTGAATTATTTAAAATTATATTCATCAATTGGAGTGAGATATTAAATTTAATTTTCAATAAGTCTAATCTTCCTGACGAAAAAATCAAGCAATATTTAAAATACATTTTCAAATATCTTGATATAAAAACAATTGATAAAATTGATAACCAAAAAATACTATCAAATTATATTTCTAAATTAGAAAATCTAAATTATCTCAACCCTAAAGAAACTAATTTAGAAACATTCAAAAAATTTCTAGAAAACTCAACAATAGAATTTGAAAATATTAAATACAATAAAGAAAATAAAAATATTTTTGAATTTATTTATGATAAAAACAAATATGTAATAAATGAAAAAATGATTGAATTGTTTATAACCAATTTTAATCAAAATGGAACTAATGTTGAAAATCTTAAAACATCAAATTATACAACAATTAAAAATTCAGGAAAGCCAAAACTCATTAAATATATTGAAGACAATTTAGAAATATATTTAGAAAATGTTTTTCTGAAATTAGAAAATAATTCTAATGAATCTCAAGAAAGTATATGCTCAATTCTTAATAACGAAAAAATCAACATCCGTTTTGATATTATAGAAAAAGGCAAGTTTTCAATAGTTGACTTGTCAAAAATCAATGAGATTGAAATCCAATCAGCATTAATAATATATGAGAAAATAATTCCAACTTGGAAAAATTTAATGGCCTATTATAAAAAATCAAAAGAATTTGATGAAACAATAATAGATTATTTAAATCTTGAACATAATTATAATATTCTTTCAAAACCACCTTTTATTGATGACTCAGATGCAGGTGTAAAAACTAGTTTTCCTAAAGATTTAATTAATAGCAATATTTCAGATGAGAGTTTTTCTAAATTAACTTATAGTCTCCCATTTGCCTATAAAGATGGGAATGAATTCATAAGTATTAGCAATTCAAAGATGAAATCATTAATTGAATCTAAAAGAATATTATTATCGACTGATAATTACACTATGATTGATGAATCATATAATGATTTGTTAATTCTTCTTGTAGAACAAAATGTTAATGATTTTATAAAATCAATTGAGGAATATACTTTGAATAGTTCTATTATTTTAGAAATATTAAATTCTAAAATTTTTAATACTTCACAAAAATTATCAATCATAGAAAGCACAACCGATACGATTTTAATTGACAATAAAAAATTACTAATTAAGTTGAGCGAATTTTTATTAGATAATAGAATTAATAAAATTAGTTTTGTTCTCTTAACCGAATTAATATCTAATTCGTCCACACTTAAACATAAAGTGGAGTTAACTAATAATTATTTCACTTTTATAGAAAACATTAATTTAATCGCAATTATTGAAAAAATTGAAGAATTTTCAAAGTTACTTTTAGGCAAACATCCCAAAGTGGATAACACAGTTTATAACCAACAATTAATCAATAATCTTGAAGGTAAATTAATAAGTAAAAAGAAAGCATCAAAGGATAATAAACAAATTGAATTATTCCCGTTTATAAATAGCAGAATTTAA